The proteins below come from a single Mytilus edulis chromosome 5, xbMytEdul2.2, whole genome shotgun sequence genomic window:
- the LOC139522325 gene encoding uncharacterized protein, giving the protein MQKILLILVPVLLLAVVEQTTGQKCSTEYCRKWPRSDCGCKGCCWGKLNCLYGRCERRWDFQSGQSLYSCFCYNCGGIVAHDMGPSEPPVPEPIIVDPGSTGVIGASAPPSPPE; this is encoded by the exons ATGCAGAAGATTCTACTTATCCTTGTTCCGGTTTTGCTCCTGGCTG TTGTCGAACAAACTACAGGACAGAAATGTTCTACAGAATATTGCCGTAAATGGCCTAGAAGTGACTGTGGATGTAAAGGCTGTTGTTGGGGAAAATTAAATTGTCTCTACGGTAGATGTGAAAGACGATGGGATTTTCAAAGTGGACAATCGCTTTATAGCTGTTTCTGTTATAATTGTG GTGGAATTGTAGCACATGATATGGGGCCATCTGAACCACCTGTTCCAGAACCTATTATTGTAGACCCAGGATCCACAGGAGTAATTGGCGCTTCAGCCCCACCCTCACCTCCAGAATGA